One window of Cydia strobilella chromosome 10, ilCydStro3.1, whole genome shotgun sequence genomic DNA carries:
- the LOC134744987 gene encoding juvenile hormone-binding protein-like isoform X2 yields MAVFAVLMLLMFFGSVLSTDESIAVPCSINDIDCLGKSLEKFLEKTHKGIPAWNIVAIDPLVIPSFDVVFDNEGLIFKYKNLTVTGLRNQQLTGFKMDTNAKAVVLTTKADLDIVTDIDVIFSKSSKTLSGHYKSHASVLGTATYKYDLKTDEKGVTHFQVGPETITCKVVDAPRVELNPEFQQTLSNDADAKAFSQEKKHELREKAFCKITEKAYTYVVHNIREAAKAIPSTAFFTNIE; encoded by the exons atggcggtgtTTGCAGTGTTAATGTTGCTCATGTTCTTTGGGAGTGTATTATCAACTGACG AATCTATAGCTGTGCCGTGTAGTATCAATGACATCGATTGCTTGGGCAAGTCTCTCGAAAAATTCCTAGAAAAAACACACAAAGGAATACCCGCCTGGAATATTGTGGCCATAGATCCTTTAGTTATACCTTCATTCGACGTCGTGTTTGATAACGAAGGCTTGATTTTTAAGTATAAGAACTTGACCGTGACAGGATTACGGAATCAACAGTTAACAGGTTTCAA AATGGATACCAATGCAAAGGCGGTAGTACTAACAACAAAAGCTGATTTAGACATTGTCACTGATATCGATGTTATATTCTCCAAGTCGTCAAAGACCTTATCGGGACACTACAAGTCACATGCAA GTGTATTAGGCACAGCTACTTACAAGTACGATCTTAAGACTGACGAAAAAGGAGTCACTCATTTCCAAGTCGGCCCAGAGACCATCACTTGCAAAGTGGTCGATGCCCCGCGTGTTGAATTGAACCCTGAGTTTCAGCAGACTCTTTCAAATG atgcTGATGCCAAGGCTTTCAGTCAAGAGAAGAAACACGAATTAAGAGAaaaagcattttgcaaaataacgGAGAAGGCATACACATACGTCGTCCACAACATCAGGGAAGCTGCCAAAGCTATACCTTCGACAGCTTTTTTCACCAATATCGAATAG
- the LOC134744987 gene encoding juvenile hormone-binding protein-like isoform X1: MAVFAVLMLLMLSGSVLSSDESLLVPCSTNDIDCLSKSTEKFLEKTHKGIPAWNIVALDPLVIPSFDIVFDNEGLIYKHQNLTVTGLRNQKISDFKMDTNAKAVVLTTKADLDIVTDIDVIFSKSSKTLSGHYKSHASVLGTATYKYDLKTDEKGVTHFQVGPETITCKVVDAPRVELNPEFQQTLSNDADAKAFSQEKKHELREKAFCKITEKAYTYVVHNIREAAKAIPSTAFFTNIE; this comes from the exons atgGCGGTGTTTGCAGTGTTAATGTTGCTCATGCTTTCTGGAAGTGTATTATCAAGTGACG AATCTTTACTTGTGCCGTGTAGTACCAATGACATCGATTGCCTTAGCAAATCTACCGAAAAATTCCTAGAAAAAACACACAAAGGAATACCCGCCTGGAATATTGTGGCTTTAGATCCATTAGTTATACCTTCATTCGACATCGTGTTTGATAACGAAGGTTTAATTTATAAGCATCAGAACTTGACCGTGACAGGATTACGGAATCAAAAGATATCAGATTTCAA AATGGATACCAATGCAAAGGCGGTAGTACTAACAACAAAAGCTGATTTAGACATTGTCACTGATATCGATGTTATATTCTCCAAGTCGTCAAAGACCTTATCGGGACACTACAAGTCACATGCAA GTGTATTAGGCACAGCTACTTACAAGTACGATCTTAAGACTGACGAAAAAGGAGTCACTCATTTCCAAGTCGGCCCAGAGACCATCACTTGCAAAGTGGTCGATGCCCCGCGTGTTGAATTGAACCCTGAGTTTCAGCAGACTCTTTCAAATG atgcTGATGCCAAGGCTTTCAGTCAAGAGAAGAAACACGAATTAAGAGAaaaagcattttgcaaaataacgGAGAAGGCATACACATACGTCGTCCACAACATCAGGGAAGCTGCCAAAGCTATACCTTCGACAGCTTTTTTCACCAATATCGAATAG
- the LOC134744892 gene encoding juvenile hormone-binding protein-like, whose product MKYFVGCFGPAALAKFTNYKFNILLIAGVLATATYKYDLKTDEKGVTHSHVGPETLTCKLVDHPSNELDPEFQQTLSNDADAKTYNEEKVAELKEKSFCKIAEKAYTYFMQNIREAAKEVPSSDFFTNIE is encoded by the exons ATGAAATATTTTGTGGGATGTTTCGGTCCTGCGGCATTAGCTAAATTCACtaattataaatttaacattttgcTAATTGCAGGTGTATTGGCCACAGCTACTTACAAGTACGACCTTAAGACTGACGAAAAAGGAGTTACACATTCCCATGTCGGCCCAGAGACATTGACTTGCAAACTTGTCGACCACCCGAGTAATGAATTGGACCCTGAGTTTCAGCAGACTCTATCAAATG ATGCTGATGCCAAGACTTACAATGAAGAGAAGGTAGCAGAGTTAAAAGAAAAATCATTTTGCAAAATAGCGGAGAAAGCGTACACATACTTCATGCAGAATATCAGAGAAGCTGCCAAAGAAGTACCTTCGTCAGATTTTTTCACCAATATCGAATAG